The stretch of DNA GTGTATTTTCTGAGGGCAGGGGTAGGTCGCTCTAGGGTCCTAAGCAAGGTCAGTAACTAGACTGCCATATATCAGGTTGTTTTTAGGCTGTGGGAGTCAGGTCCTTCTCCACCCCTTATCCTGTAGACTCTGTGTGGCCCTGACACCCCATTGTCTCCCAGTAATGGATGGGTAGTGGGAGGGTCCAGGCCATACTGGTTTATAGGGGAAATCTTGTACAGTCAtgctgtcgggggggggggtggattcCTGGAAGGGGGATACTAGAAGCCCTCCCAGCTAGTTTAAAATGATAGCTTCTCCTTCTCTCCTTTGTGAGGTGTCACTGTTTCAGCCCAAAGACTAATTAATGAAACGCATGCCTATCTCTGTGTTTACCTATTATTTATCTGAAAAGAGCCTCTttcaaatacaattaaaacattgcATGGGTCACACAGAGTCTACAGGATGCAAATATTAGTGTTCTATGTAccccaaattaaatatttgagtTAGAGAAGCATTGCATATGTTTAGAAGAGTCAGTTTAGgggatctatctatctatctatctatctatctatctatctatctatctatctatctatctatcacaaCTTAAAAGTATTTCAGCAAAGGACCAGGGTTTTCCAGCTATCGACCTTCCTGGAGGTACAGGATTAAATTCACCTCAAGACTCTTGATGGAGTTTAATTAAATGTCAGCCGTGGGGGGTGCCCCCACTACACATAGGATGGAAGCTGCTGAGGCAGgaatgataaatatgtttaacgGGCCAAGCAATAAGCTTTCTGAGTACCACAGCAGAAAGGGATGAATAGAGTGAAAGGTGATGTGTGTGGGTAGGGGGCTTTTAGCTAGAGCTTGCCCCCCCCTTCTTGTTAAATTTCATTAAACAGTAAAAAAGCGAATCGGGAATATCCGGGATCCCTGGGGatgagggaaaaaaatgtagagAATAGtagaagaaatacatttttaaaagcctCTGAGCAATTTACATAGAATTCCAGAACAATGTGTCGTTGGTCCTACTAGCTGCGGTGAAAACTTTTTAACGCAGAACGTATTGTTTCCTTTTCATTACCCTTAAGGTCTCCTCCTACCCCACTAAATGCAAACATTTCCCCATTATTCTCCTCCTCAATTCTGAAAGCCTAGTTGCCCTGTAAAGTCATCTGCCTTCTCTTCCAGCTGAGaagatgtatgtgagacttacAGATACTGAACTGGATAATGGGTGCTTTAAAGATGGCCGAGTTTCATGGTTTTTGTTCATACTTTGAATAGAGGAGAGGATTGAGCCTACACTTAAGTTAGGAATACAGATCCTCTGGATGTTCTTCGATGTTCTATAATAACTCACTTATGTTGTTGTCACGTTTCTCTAGACACCTGTCCAGCCTTCTTAATGCTAGATTACACTGCTTCACAATATTATATTCTTGTTCTTTCCTTCAATTGGTTGACAATCCATATTAATTAGCCCTTCctatgttatataaaaaaacacctgaGCAAACTGATCCCTAGTTCTGTGTTGAAGCATAATATGTAACAAATTTGACAAATCTGTCCTATGTTTTTGTTCATGTTTATAATCATGCTCATCTTTTTCGTGTGTTTTCTTCTCGTCTTAGAATTCCATCAGGCACAATCTCTCCCTGAATAAGTGCTTCATTAAAGTTCCTCGTGAGAAGGACGAGCCAGGCAAGGGTGGTTTCTGGAAGATTGACCCACAGTATGCTGACCGGCTTATGAATGGTGCCATTAAGAAGCGTCGGCTGCCACCTGTGCAGATTCACCCAGCATTTGCAGGTGCCCAGGCAGCAGCCTCCGCTGAATGCAATGGGTCATCCCCGTGGATGGTAAGTGTCAACCCAGAGTCCCACCAGTTGCTGAAGGAGTTTGAAGAAGCTACAAACGAGCACAGCTGGAACTTACTGGGTGAGCAAATCTGGAACACTTCAGTAGATGCAAAAGGTCACAAGCGCAAGCAGCCGTTACCCAAACGTATGTTCAAGGTTCCACGTCTATCCAGTTCGCCCATGCTTGATGAGCAAGCCCAAGAAGAGCAAGCAGAACTGGGACCCCTAAAAGGTGACTTTGACTGGGAGGTCATCTTTGACTCTACTCTTAACAATGGCAACTTCTCTGCTTTCGAAGACCTAGAAGCCACCCCTCCCTTAAGTCCAGTGACCCGCTCTGTTGACCTAACTGTCCATGGCAAGCACATAGACTGCCCCCAGCAATGGTTCCCCATGGGGCAGGACCAAGCAGTGGTACAGAACAACATGGATTTTGATGAAACCTTCCTGGCAACTTCCTTCCTCCAGCACCCATGGGATGAGGGCAGGAATGATTACCTCACTAACTCTGCCAATCTGGAACACCTGTTTGATCTCAACGAAGCCTTTCCTCCAGAGCTGAACGACTGGTCTGCCATAGGATCTTATTTATAGTGGGGCCCATCAACATCTCAAAGACACTGGCAAACGTTATAGACATTTATATTgataaacattataaatatgtaaattagaagaatttataaatatacttttaatgaACTTTAACTAATTCGCAGAGCAGGTGGCCCCAATTCCGGTGTTTACAAAACTTGGGAACAAGACTGTCTCCTCCCAAGAGAAAAAGCCTGAAGGTTATGGGCCCAAACAACATCATGGACTCTGGGTGTAAGAACATCAACAAATACTGTTCTCTACACAAAAGAAGAGTacttatgaaaacaaaatgtaaaaaaaaaaagaagaagaaaaactttTGTACTTATTTTTCTAGAAATCACAGAAGAACTGCGGTTTTATCTTCAATCCCTGCAACTCTCTTCCAGTTTCTACACTGGCTTTTTAATTAAAGTCTTATTTGGAGGGACAGAATAATAGAACGTGAAATCAGAAACTAATCTGATTTATGAGCTGTTCTGGAATATGTGCAATGTGTCCCTCCTATACCACGCTATCTCGTCTCATACGTGCTGACCAAACATCCTATACTTACTTGACTAATGTTTAGTTTGTCAGAGAGACTGTCCCGGTAGTGAAGGAGTCGATCAAAAAACTCCTGTCTCTGATCGGTGggaatatttttgcttttttgaaaTGACATTACTTTGGAGAAGAGGGGtagatatacaataatattttattatagctaAATACTAAAAGTCACTTAttctctttacattttattttgaaagggGGACTTacgcatttatatattttctttacatttagaaacatagaattggtCAGCCAATAGGAACCACTCAGCTACTCTAGTATTCACTAGTTTACTGCTAGCAGTTGTAAAATCCCATTTGGTTCTTGGccttgttttttatgtttagtgGAGCCTTATCCCTATCTCATGCACGCTTAAATTGCCtcaatgtattagcctctaccacttctgctggaaggccatTCCACATATACACCACATAAACAAATACAGTTGACATTGCTTCTGTACCCTGTTTTTCCCACGTTTCTGTGTCCTTCCGGTCTGTGTGTCCAGGTTTTGCCGGATGTTTAATGGAGGCAGGACAAGAGATGTAAAAGGTATTAGTTGCAAAATCCTATATAATGTAAAGGATATGTGGTTTCTGTGAGACTTGTGATTTTTGGTTTCTTTATTCCATGTTAATCTGTACAATAGCTCTTTCTTGGCACTATAGAGCTAAACGGGCAACTGCTCCTCGATTTTTACCTTTGAGAAggcagtaagtgtgtgtgcgtcTGAGTTTATGCGTTTGAATAGACGTGGAAGTAGCAAAACAATGACGATTTTATTACTTTTCTCTGCCTGGTTGAATGGCTAAAACATTCTTATGCAATTTCAAGCTGGGGTGGGAAATGGGCTTAAAGAGGGGGCTGTCCTGGAATAAATTTAAACAACAAAACGTTTGTGAGGATTTAGACGGTGCATTGAGCTTCTCTTgtgaaggaaaaataaataaatcaaacttttttttgaaATGACGTGGAAATTGTGGTGtcttttattatatcatattctGTGTTGTACTTTAATTCCGATGACCAGCaagcagaacacacaggtggcaGCTGATCTACAAGCAACCAATTCTCACATATCCTTACAAAGATTCTATCACATAAACTCACTATCACATTGTTCCGATAACGGCCCTTCAGAAAGCCATCAGTTAATTCCAGTGCCCTTATATTGCATTCTATACGTGAATTATTGGATCTAAAGTTCCAAATGATACCACTGATCAGAAGGTGTGCCGTCTGCTAACAACATCTTCAACTGAAGGTGCATCTCCACTTGAAACATTAATACTCCAACATCTGATTTATTTAGtttacacataaaaacaaagGAACGTTAAGATTAATTAACATGGAACAATGTATTCTCCTCTCTTTATTCAAGCTGTTTTCGGCTCATATTTTAGAAAATCTTAATTACATTATTTCTGTGTGcctcgacaaaaaaaaaatagatagatggatatgATGAGAGTTTGGCTCCTGCTGATTCCACATTCACAGAGAAGCTTTACTTTTTAATACGTCCCCCGAGCTGGGCTTCATTGTGAGCTCAGTTCTGAAGCTGAACTTTGGGAGGGTGCCACACTCAACAGGAGCGAAAACCAGTAAACAAAACCTCAATTATGGCAATGAATGAAAACCAAATGGTGTGTACGGAAATCTCCTACCAACACAACAGTCTAGGTGCACAAACAAGCCAAGCGGAGCTTCTTCTGTATAAATCTTTTTGGCAAAGCTAACCAACGCGTCCAAAGCGGTGGCTTTCCACCTGCAGCAGAGGTATGCGGGAAGGCTGCCCATTCCGCTTATACACGTCATTACGCTGGCACTGTGCCCATAATGCACCTTTATGCACCCCCTCCAAGCAAagtaactaagggggcaataaatgccctttaacccttaaGTCTTTTACTTTAATTCTACCATTCTCTCTGCTACCCTCTTCCTTAGATTTCTGTCCCTTCTCTTGCTCTCTGAAGTCTAGCTATTGTCTTTTCCACCATGTCCTGTTTATGGGGGATTTCCCAACAACAACCATCAATCACCCTTATAGTCTGTCGGGACATATAGATAAAGACACCAACGCTTATTT from Spea bombifrons isolate aSpeBom1 chromosome 13, aSpeBom1.2.pri, whole genome shotgun sequence encodes:
- the FOXJ1 gene encoding forkhead box protein J1, with the protein product MFDLPAAAPSEMADNWHTFQNEGDSEQDSSSVNLDDSLTSLQWLQEFSIINANVGKTASSAGEHQGHRHMPGSGAPCSPLAADPACLGMPHTPGKPTSSSTSRAAHMGLQPMEEIDYKTNPHVKPPYSYATLICMAMQASKKTKITLSAIYKWITDNFCYFRHADPTWQNSIRHNLSLNKCFIKVPREKDEPGKGGFWKIDPQYADRLMNGAIKKRRLPPVQIHPAFAGAQAAASAECNGSSPWMVSVNPESHQLLKEFEEATNEHSWNLLGEQIWNTSVDAKGHKRKQPLPKRMFKVPRLSSSPMLDEQAQEEQAELGPLKGDFDWEVIFDSTLNNGNFSAFEDLEATPPLSPVTRSVDLTVHGKHIDCPQQWFPMGQDQAVVQNNMDFDETFLATSFLQHPWDEGRNDYLTNSANLEHLFDLNEAFPPELNDWSAIGSYL